In Sphingobacterium zeae, one genomic interval encodes:
- a CDS encoding GNAT family N-acetyltransferase has product MNQLKFRNAEQQDLPYIVEIYNSTIASRMVTADTEPVSVASRQKWFDEHSALKRPLWMVEDENNQLLGWVSFQSFYGRPAYDATVEISIYLNEQQRGRGLGKQILQYCMDKAPDFGVHTLLGFIFAHNLASIALFEKMGFEEWANLPNIATLDQEERSLKILGIRIK; this is encoded by the coding sequence ATGAATCAATTAAAATTTCGCAACGCCGAACAACAAGATTTACCTTACATCGTAGAGATATACAATTCAACAATTGCCTCTCGTATGGTCACAGCAGATACCGAACCTGTATCTGTTGCGAGTAGACAAAAATGGTTTGACGAACACAGCGCTTTGAAAAGACCTTTATGGATGGTGGAAGATGAAAATAATCAACTCCTTGGCTGGGTCAGTTTCCAATCGTTCTATGGTCGTCCGGCTTATGATGCCACAGTAGAAATCAGTATCTATTTGAATGAACAACAGCGAGGCCGAGGATTGGGTAAACAGATTCTACAATATTGCATGGACAAAGCACCGGATTTCGGCGTACACACCTTGCTGGGATTTATCTTCGCGCACAATCTTGCCAGCATAGCGTTGTTTGAGAAAATGGGATTCGAGGAATGGGCTAATTTACCCAATATTGCAACGCTCGATCAGGAAGAGCGAAGCCTAAAGATCCTGGGAATAAGGATTAAATAG
- a CDS encoding M12 family metallopeptidase codes for MRTTKVKLFQLFVLSLIVLSGCKKDNIAGGDDQQNAAKLNYELKYSEQQLKNWKETGSPFLETQQKNALNTKIEAHIPSQGGVFEPIPVGTKAYGPHPYQNRYWSMVRLKLAIPNISTPNSQLRSRVVQAINEIQANTNVRFYNAFNDPVTDPTWGFTYPNVHIHVSTDAKKGSSFVGLQGGEQYIYLPLTATKEFIMRALVNAAGMYNEQQRNDRDTYVNINTANVDPVNRYQFDKITSNFYSMGSFDFNSITLAGSTELSNNGQRSIWKKDNTDIVANTTLSDLDRGFLNYFYLPYIARTDTYRELATTVYDGNNNILTAQQRADLEYYINNGASNPGTSGRSPIVQW; via the coding sequence ATGAGAACAACAAAAGTTAAATTATTTCAATTGTTTGTATTGTCCTTGATCGTACTAAGCGGGTGTAAAAAAGATAACATTGCCGGAGGAGATGATCAACAAAATGCGGCGAAGCTGAATTACGAGTTAAAATACTCAGAACAGCAACTAAAAAATTGGAAGGAAACGGGGAGCCCATTTTTAGAAACTCAGCAGAAAAATGCCTTAAATACAAAAATAGAAGCGCATATTCCATCACAGGGCGGTGTTTTCGAACCAATTCCAGTGGGGACAAAAGCATATGGACCACATCCATATCAGAATAGATATTGGTCAATGGTGAGGTTAAAATTGGCAATTCCTAACATATCAACCCCTAATTCACAGCTTAGGTCTAGAGTCGTACAGGCCATTAACGAGATCCAAGCCAATACGAATGTTCGGTTCTATAATGCATTCAATGACCCTGTCACTGATCCAACTTGGGGATTTACATACCCTAACGTCCACATTCATGTTTCAACTGATGCAAAGAAAGGTTCTTCTTTTGTCGGACTCCAAGGAGGAGAGCAATATATCTATCTTCCACTGACAGCAACAAAAGAATTTATTATGAGAGCGTTGGTAAATGCCGCAGGGATGTACAATGAACAACAGCGTAATGATCGAGATACCTATGTAAATATCAACACTGCTAATGTCGATCCTGTTAATCGCTATCAATTTGATAAGATCACATCAAACTTTTATAGTATGGGTTCTTTTGATTTTAATTCAATTACTCTTGCTGGGTCTACAGAGTTATCTAATAACGGTCAGAGAAGTATTTGGAAGAAAGATAATACTGATATTGTAGCTAATACTACGTTATCTGACCTGGATAGAGGCTTTTTAAATTATTTTTACCTTCCATATATTGCCAGGACTGATACATATAGAGAGTTAGCCACGACAGTGTATGATGGTAATAACAACATTCTTACAGCGCAACAAAGGGCTGATCTCGAATACTATATAAATAATGGAGCTTCAAATCCAGGCACTTCAGGTAGAAGTCCAATAGTTCAATGGTAA
- a CDS encoding C10 family peptidase, whose protein sequence is MKKLFILFLGGLFLVSCKNQGIEADALNRDEYYIPLGKSIKVADSLHYFILGDVNKKASTKSKIGNTNATLKKEILSENGTPLMRVFNYGKGGFIILAADRRANPVLAYSDETNFPSDTIPAATEAWLYENKLQIEELKSGTRENVNGENLLKKGNYVKLLGGEVPTVNVKRASIEKVAGFFPPAGGCEPTGFEKGPLLQTTWNQSGGYNNLMPDMSCTPYSCNGKAYTGCVATAMSQVMRYHQYPASYNYSIMPNAVSSYLDVSSGANEISKLMRDVANSVDSQPDCDGTGAASNLNDIPYALENTFGYSVTVTATDFNYNTVKSEIQANRPVILSGYKDKSGFIFHTFKGGHVWVADGVRGGTSCGEQNPDGTWTGGASFLYFHMNWGWGGSNNGWFGFASADAGGGYNFQYKRGMVYSIKK, encoded by the coding sequence ATGAAGAAGCTATTTATTTTATTTTTGGGCGGTCTTTTCCTAGTCTCATGTAAGAATCAAGGAATCGAAGCTGATGCATTAAACAGGGACGAGTATTACATACCATTGGGTAAAAGTATTAAAGTCGCAGATTCTCTGCATTATTTTATTTTAGGAGATGTTAATAAAAAGGCGTCTACTAAATCCAAGATTGGAAATACCAATGCCACTTTAAAAAAGGAAATTCTATCGGAAAATGGGACGCCATTAATGCGTGTTTTTAATTACGGGAAGGGGGGATTTATCATTTTGGCTGCAGATCGTCGGGCTAATCCGGTATTAGCATATTCCGATGAGACAAACTTTCCCTCCGATACTATACCAGCCGCAACGGAAGCATGGTTATATGAAAATAAACTTCAGATAGAAGAGTTAAAATCAGGCACAAGAGAAAATGTGAATGGAGAAAACCTTTTGAAAAAGGGGAATTATGTCAAGCTTTTAGGAGGGGAAGTTCCAACAGTTAATGTAAAAAGAGCATCTATTGAAAAAGTCGCTGGATTTTTCCCTCCGGCAGGAGGATGTGAACCAACGGGATTTGAAAAAGGTCCACTTTTGCAGACAACTTGGAATCAATCTGGCGGCTATAACAATTTAATGCCTGATATGTCTTGTACCCCTTACTCTTGTAATGGAAAAGCGTATACAGGCTGTGTAGCTACAGCAATGTCCCAGGTGATGAGATATCATCAATATCCTGCTTCATATAATTATAGTATTATGCCAAATGCAGTTTCAAGTTATTTAGATGTTTCATCAGGAGCTAATGAAATCTCTAAGTTAATGAGAGACGTAGCCAATTCTGTAGATTCACAACCGGATTGTGATGGCACAGGTGCTGCTTCTAATCTAAATGATATTCCATACGCCTTAGAAAATACTTTCGGCTATTCAGTCACAGTGACAGCAACTGACTTTAATTATAATACCGTAAAAAGTGAAATTCAAGCCAATCGTCCAGTAATCTTAAGTGGATATAAGGATAAAAGTGGATTTATTTTTCATACATTTAAAGGAGGCCATGTCTGGGTAGCAGATGGTGTTCGTGGTGGTACAAGCTGTGGTGAGCAAAATCCTGATGGTACATGGACAGGTGGTGCTTCCTTCCTGTACTTTCATATGAACTGGGGTTGGGGAGGTTCAAACAATGGATGGTTTGGGTTCGCTAGTGCTGATGCAGGCGGAGGTTATAATTTCCAATATAAAAGAGGTATGGTTTATTCAATTAAAAAATAA
- a CDS encoding prolyl oligopeptidase family serine peptidase, with protein MKFIFFICSLLMSQAAFGQKTSVINNESTVFTLETPNSKIDFLVIDPAPKSKKPLFLFCQGSLPIPLYFNYKKEGLSLFGGGLTNFNYQDIIKSYHLVVISMPETPVIVDESQLNDSYWYYGDSKDKNIPSRAYQEADYLDNYVNRAVSVLDYLSKQPWVDNSQLTVFGHSQGGHVAAKLANKYKKVSKLGLSGTNLFGRIDQDIRQAKRDVQKGKITWQQASQKIEQTYAFYKDANNPEKLKNNPNLRSWKSFSQPAIDELLGFDYPIYLVSGTEDIVAELNDLAPLYFIRNHKNNLTIKRYYNLEHNYFEVQNDGRPDYKKPHWKDVMTDFLAWTLEQKTTANSN; from the coding sequence ATGAAATTCATTTTTTTTATCTGTTCATTATTAATGTCACAGGCTGCCTTCGGACAGAAAACAAGCGTTATCAACAATGAGTCAACTGTTTTTACACTTGAAACTCCAAACAGTAAAATTGATTTTTTAGTCATTGATCCAGCTCCAAAAAGCAAAAAGCCTCTATTTTTGTTTTGTCAGGGCTCCTTGCCCATACCACTATACTTTAATTATAAAAAAGAAGGTTTAAGTCTTTTTGGGGGTGGACTAACCAACTTTAACTACCAGGATATAATTAAGTCGTACCATCTCGTCGTTATTTCCATGCCAGAGACCCCTGTTATTGTGGACGAATCGCAGCTTAATGATTCCTATTGGTATTATGGCGACTCTAAAGATAAAAATATCCCTAGTAGAGCTTATCAAGAAGCAGATTATCTAGATAATTATGTGAATCGAGCAGTTTCCGTATTAGATTACCTGAGCAAACAACCTTGGGTAGATAATTCGCAATTAACAGTATTTGGACACTCCCAAGGAGGACATGTAGCCGCCAAACTAGCCAATAAATATAAAAAAGTCAGCAAACTGGGTTTATCAGGGACAAATTTGTTTGGGCGGATAGACCAAGATATACGGCAAGCAAAGCGCGATGTCCAAAAAGGAAAAATTACCTGGCAACAAGCCTCTCAAAAAATTGAACAAACCTATGCGTTTTATAAAGATGCCAACAACCCGGAGAAATTAAAAAACAATCCCAATTTGCGCTCCTGGAAGTCATTTTCACAACCTGCTATTGATGAGCTATTGGGATTTGACTACCCAATCTATCTGGTCTCCGGCACAGAAGACATTGTAGCTGAATTAAATGATCTAGCACCACTATATTTTATAAGAAATCACAAAAACAACCTGACGATAAAAAGATATTACAATCTAGAGCATAATTATTTTGAAGTTCAGAATGATGGTAGGCCCGATTACAAAAAACCACATTGGAAGGACGTCATGACAGACTTTCTAGCTTGGACATTAGAGCAAAAAACAACAGCGAACAGCAATTAA